Genomic segment of Paenibacillaceae bacterium GAS479:
TGGTTCCGCGACCAAGGCGGCTTCGAGATCAATACTCGAATCAAAAGCGTCCTGCACGGTATGGGCTTCGGTGAGACGGATCCCAATACCTCGGTCAGCACGCTGAGCGGCGGCCAAAAAACCCGATTGGCACTGGCTCGTATCCTGCTTCAAGCACCCGATTTGCTCATGCTTGATGAGCCGACCAACCATCTGGACATCGCCACGCTGACTTGGCTGGAGGATTATCTCCGCAGCTACTCCGGCGCGATTTTGGTCGTTTCCCATGACCGTTATTTTTTGGATGCGACCGTTGGCACGATCATCGAGATCGAACGTCATCAGGCAAAGCGATATGCCGGCAATTACAGTCGGTTCGTGGAGCTGAAGGAAGCCGAGTTCGAGTCCGCGATGAAACAATTCGAAAAGCAGCAGGACGAAATTACCCGTATGGAGGAGTTCGTCCGCCGCAACATCGTTCGCGCCTCGACGACGAAGCGTGCGCAGAGCCGTCGCAAAGCGCTTGACCGGATGGATCGAATGGATCGTCCGCAAGGGGATCTAAAACGGGCTCATTTTCGCTTTGAGATTGAGCGTACGACCGGCCGCGATGTGCTGGATGTAAGCAATCTGTCCGTCGGTTACAGCGACAATCCAGAGCCAGTTTTCAGAGAAACAGCGCTGCGACTGGAGCGAGGTGATACGGCTGCACTTATCGGGCCGAACGGAATTGGCAAATCTACGTTGCTCAAGGCGCTGATCGGCAAGCAAGAGACTCTTTCCGGCACGATTCGCTGGGGAACGCATGTCAAGCTTGGTTATTACGATCAAGAGCAGAGCGAGCTGACTGGCAACAATACGGTGCTGGAGGAAGTTTGGGGAGCTTTTCCGGGAGTGGAGGAAGCTCGTATCCGTACCGTGCTTGGCAATTTCCTATTCAGTGGAGATGACGTCAAGAAGCGCGTCAGTTCGCTAAGCGGCGGCGAAAAAGCCCGGGTTGCCCTGGCCAAGCTCATGCTGCTGCAAGCCAATGTCCTGATTCTCGACGAGCCTACCAACCATCTGGATTTGTACAGCAAAGAAGTGCTGGAGTCGGCGCTGCTGGATTACGAAGGCACACTGTTGTTCATCTCTCATGACCGTTACTTCCTTAACAAGATCGCCGAGCGGATGATCGAGTTGACGCCAGTGGGCACGGTCGATTATTTGGGTAACTACGATGATATGATCGAGAAAAAGAAAGAGCTCGAGGAGTTGCGCCTCGAGGCTCGCGAAGCGTCGCGCGGCGCAACGGCGGCCAAGCCAGGTGCTGGCCCGTCAGGTTCAGCACTTTCATCCGACCGACAAGCTGCTGCCGACAAGCCAACAGGAGGAGCAAGCTCCTATGAGGCCGATAAGCAAGCCAGGCGGGATGAACGCGCGCGCCAGCGCCGAGTAGAACAGCTGGAGTCGGATATTGCCCGGCTGGAAGCTCAGGCGAGCGAGCTGGAGCTGCGGCTTGCCGATCCAGAAGTGTATCAGGATTACGTCCAGGTACAGACCGTGCAAGAGGAGCTCACAGCGGTGAAGGGCCAGCTTGAAGCTGTTTATTCGGAGTGGGAAGGGCTGCTGGGCTGACCGCGCACGAGGCCAATTCTCAAGTCCACGAATACGTCAGTTTAAGAGGGCGTCCTACTTATCATCAATAATGATGACGAGTAGGACGCCCTTTCTGCGTTACTTTTTTGTTCAAATGCTTTTTTATTGAACATCCGTGCAGGAGATAACTTGACATATACCATAAAATTAAGCTATACTATTCGTTATTGATTAACCCACCTATTCCCCTTCTTTAGGAACCGAGCTTTTCCCCCCGGTTCCGCCGTTACTTGATTCCAATTGATTAGCCTGGAGAGATTCTGATTCACACTGGCGCGGTCTTCGGAGCCGTAAGGACGGAAGAGAGGTAGGGCTTCCGTTGTTTTAGAATGCCGTCTTGCCGCGCTGGATGCGCAAGAGCAAGACACATGCAGGGCAACACCCAGCAGGACATGTTAAGTCTGTAGGTTATGGAAAAGAAGCAGGAATATCCTGCTTGACGATAGCGACCTGAACTCGCCGTCCAATCAAGCAAGGGTCAATCATATAAGGCTGATCTCCCGCCAAACTCTAAAGCGCGTCAACTGCGCTCAACCTCAAAGCTTAGAGCAAGAGCAAACCAGCCTCATCTCAGAGACATCGCATGTTAGCGAAGTCAAACACACAAAAGAAGGCCTTCCGTCGCAGCTGTTAACAGCCGACAGAGGGCCTTCGTCCATTTTATACTCCTTTAGTTTTCCACAGGGTTATCAACAAGCGGTGCATAATTTTCAGTTTTTTCAAAAGATTAACGATATTAAACGACCTTGTAAGAGCAACCTTTTCAGCTTCTGAAACTGGGAACGAATGTTATCCCTGGATGTTATCCACATTATCCACAGATTTTTTATTCGATTTATGCACACGACTGCTTAAAATCGCCGCATTACATGCGGCTACATAAGCCTCCGCGGCGGCGAATACAATATCGGCGTGAACAGACGTTCCACGATAACGTTCACCGTTCATTAATACCGATACAACCGCCTCGCCATGTGCATCCTCACCAGTGGACAACGAGTGCAGTTCCAGGTCCTCAAGCTCCGAAGCATCCGGAATTCCTTGGCGGATACAGCTGATGACTGCTTCGAGCGGACCTGCACCTGCCGCTGCATAAACCGCCTCCCTGCCGGACCAATCGCGCAGCGTCACCGTTGCCGAGCGCACGCTGCGGCTGCCCGACATCACCTGCAGATCCGTCAGCACATAAGGATCGGGCTGGGTTTCCGTCTGCTCACCGGCGATGCGGATCAATTGCTCGTCAGTTACCATTTTCTGCGAATCGGCCTTGACCTTGAATGCTGCATACACCGCGTCCAGTTGCTCCCCTTCCAGCTCGATTCCGAACTCCGCCAAACGATGCTTGATGGCATGACGACCAGAATGCTTGCCAAGTACGATCATGCTGCGGGGAATGCCCATCGCTTCAGGGTCCATAATTTCATATGTGCTGCGGTTTTTGAGCAACCCATCCTGATGAATGCCAGACTCATGCTGGAACGCATTACGGCCGACAATCGGCTTGTTGAACGCGACGGGAAAATGCATCATACGGCTGACCAATCGGGATGTCTCGAAAATTTCCGACTGATTGATGTTCGTTTTTACACCGATGGCCGAGGCGCGAGTATCCAAAATCATCACCAACTCCTCAAGCGAGCAGTTGCCGGCCCTCTCTCCAATGCCATTGACCGTGACCTCAACTTGCGATGCACCGGCGCGAACCGCCGCCAAACTGTTCGCTGCAGCCAAGCCAAGATCGTCATGGCAGTGGGCGCTGTAGCGGACCGTGTCTCCGCCTCGCGCCCCACGACGCACCGAAGTAAACATATGCGAAATTTCCTCAGGCAGCGCATAACCGAGAGTATCCGGCAAATTGATGATTGTCGCCCCCTCAGCAATCGCCACCTCAGTCAGCTCTGTCAGAAAATCCAGATCAGAACGGGTTGCATCCATCGCCGAGAACTCGATTTCTTGCACAAACTGTTTACCGTAAGCAAGAACTTCACGGGTACGTGCGATGACCTCAGCTCGGCTCATACGGAGCTGATACTGCAGATGAATATCCGAGGAGCTGATAAAAATATGCAATCGGCGCCGCGCCGCATCTTGTGTAGCTTTTACAGCCGCGTCAATGTCGCCTTTCACCGCGCGGGCGAAGCCGACGATTTCTACCCCCTGCAGCTCGCGGGAGATCTGCTCGATTGCGGCGAACTCGCCTGGGCTCGATACCGCAAAGCCCGGTTCAATGACATCGATGCCCAGCCGGGCCAGCTGCCTGGCGATGATGATTTTGCGCTCTGGCGCGATGGCCGCTCCAGGAGACTGCTCTCCGTCACGCAGCGTCGTGTCGAAAATCTGAATTGTCCGCGGCTTCGTTTCGATCGACCCAACCGGGCTGGACTGAAAACTGCCTAATGTTTGTGATTCGCTGACGGAATGCGCCTCGTTGGATGTATATTGCTGCGGCTGATTCGATTGAGTCATCATAGTTTCCTCCAAATGGATTAGTTGTTAACGTGATTTCAATTGGTTTCGATTGACTTTAACGGCCAAACAAAAAGCCTGCCGTCTGCTCACAAAGGAATTGGAATTCTCCTCTGCAAGAGACGACAGGCTTGCGCTTGCCGCGGTACCACTCTTGTTGCCCAATAGCCGTACCGATTCCAGCAAACGGTTGATCAGCCGCTGCCAGACTCCGTGCGACGCCGGACCCGCTTTATCTCCCTGCCTCTGCGTCTGAATGAGGGCAAAATACAGGTAGAAATCCCGATGACGGCGGACAACCGTAGCGGAGTACTTGCAGGACGACACCTGCTTTCCCCCACTCCGCTCCCAGGCGAGTTCGAGTTCGTCCTTGACTGCGTTGCACCTTCCCGCAGCTCTCTGGTTACCAGACGGGCTCTACTACTCCTGATCCTAGCGTGTTATTTATATATATTCAGTCGTTCTTGTGATGTGCTTCAAGTCTCAGCGGATGGATTTTTCATGCGAGCCGGCTTGCGTCATTCCGTCCGGAGCGGAATAATAGCAACAAAAAAACAGCCTGCCGTCTCAATCAAGAGACGACAGGCTGTTGCCCGCGCGGTACCACTCTCGTTGGCGCCCCTGCAAAGAAGCGCCCCCTTAACCACAGCCGCTGAGCGCAATACGAATTGCAGCAACAAGCTGTGCGACCGTAACGGGGCCATCCGTACCGCTCTAATCCGTTGCTGCGCTTGCATACAGGCTCCGACGCTTCGGTCGGGCATCCTACTGCACGGCAACGGTTCAAGCGATCCGCTCCCAGGCGAGCTTCAGCAATCCTTCGGCTGCGTTGCACCACCCCGCAGCTCTCTACTGGCCCCATAGAGCCAAATACCCAGATTTGCCTACTGTTCCTGTTCCTTGCGTTTTGCGAGATCCACTGATCCATCCAACTGTTGAAAAAGACTATACGCCAATCCCTTTACCCCTGTCAAGTCTTCCAGCAGAGATGATTCTACGGTAACGTTATGGTAGAATAGGGGCTTCACAGGAAGCTAACGCAACTTATTCCAGCATTTCATCGTCTAAGCTAGAGCCGAAACACCGTAATAGAGAGGTGAAAAATCAACATGAATACCGATTCCCACGCCGTCTATCCGTCATCCGCGGATTCATCAGTACCACGCCGCGCCGTCAAACGTTCTCCTCTGCCGTTTCTTATCGCCTGGGTCATCATTATCGCTGCCGGCGTCGCCGGAGCATGGTTTTATACGCAGCATATCCAGCAGCAGCTTGCCCTTCAGATTCAGCAGCAGACGAAGGAGCAGATTGCGCAAATGCAGTCTGTGTACGACGCCAAGCTCCAGAAGTTAGAGAGCGGCTACTCGAGCGATATGACTGAGCTTCAAGGCAAGGTCGACAGCCTTAACGAGCTGTTAGCCTTCAACCGTGACAATGCCAGCAGTAAAACGGATAACAGCAATAAGCTGTTTACGCAGCTGAATGATGTCCAGAAGCAGTTGGACGCGCTGAAAAAGAATCTGGAAGTGCTTAAATGAACCAAGAATTAAGCCTCTTCCCTTCCGGGAATAAGAACCCACAGGGCGGGGAGCAGCATCAAACGGATGGACAAGCCCGCCCTAGGTCTAAACGCCCCTTCGATGTGCGCATCCTCAATCGTTGGATGTTGATGGCCACCGCTCCATTTCTCGGAGCGCTCATGTTTCTCATGTTAAGCACGCCGGAAGTCCGACTTCTTGGAGGCGACTCCGCGAGCATAGGCCATGAAGCTGCTACGGGCACGGACCCAGCTACACAGCCCGGCGGAAACGGAGCTGCTACGGGAACAGATTCGACGACACAACCTGGAGATGCCCCCGCTCCTTCGCCCGCGACTGCAATTAGCGGTTCTTTGGACCAGGCGACGGTTGTCGCCGGCCAAACGGCAGACTCCATCAAACGTGCGGCAGAGCTGTATAACCAGACCGGCCAGCGCATGAGTTCCATTGTGCAAACGGCTCGGACGCAAAGCCAGCGCCCGCTGATGATTTATGACCGACGCATCATGATGCCGCTCGGCAGTCCGTCCCGTACGATCCAGTCGGATCGTCTGACGGCGCAGCTTTTCCCGATTAAGGCCCAGAACTTCACCGCCTACGCGCTGAAGATCCGCCTCAAGGACAAGGAAGCCATGAAGCTTGTTATCGGGGGCGACAAACCTGGCAAAGCCGAAACGACATTAGCAGCTGTTAAGCGCTATGATGCGGTCGTCGGAGTAAATGCCGGGGGCTTTGCGGATGACGGCAACGGCCGCCGGTATCCGCTTAGCACAACCGTTATGGGCGGCGAATACGTGAACGGCTTCGAGCCTTCTTATAAAGATCTGTTTTTCGTCGGATTGAATGAGGAGGGAGCGCTGATCGGGGGCAAATACACAAGCCGAGATCAACTCGACCGGGAGCAGCCGAAATTCGGCGTCTCCTTCGTGCCTGTCCTGATGCAGGACGGCATTGCACAGCCGATCCCGCCCAAGTGGCAAATCAGCCCGGCTCGCGCGCCGCGTACCGTCGTTGCCAATTACAAGGATGATCAGCTACTTTTCATCGTTGCCGATGGTTATAATGAGAGCGGCAGCTCCGGCGCAACGCTCGCAGAAATGCAGATTCTGCTGTCCCGCTTCAAAGCGGTTGATGGCTACAATCTCGATGGTGGCGGCTCTTCAACGCTCGTTTTTGACGGCCGCGTCGTCAATAAACCTTCCGACAATCGGCTTCGTCCGGTTGCGACGAACTTCTTGTTCTTCTCTTGATTGATTTCAAAATCAAAAAGTCCCGCAAGCATCTCATCCTCGGATGAGACTGCTTGCGGGACTTTATTTATTTGGAGTGTGCGGCTAAGCTAATTGCCCCCTGCCGGAACCGGCTTAACAGACCAGGCCTCCAAAGACAGGCCAGGGTCGGCCTTCAAGTCCAATTCGTCGAATTGGCCATGTTTCCACTTGAGATGAGCGGCCGCGCCGATCATCGCGGCGTTGTCCGTGCAGAGCGAATGCGGCGGGATGAGCAGCGGCAGCCGCTCGGCCTTGCATAGCTCTGTGAGCCGCGCGCGCAGCCCGCGGTTAGCCGCCACACCGCCGCATAATAGCAGCTGGCGGACGCCGTATTGGCGCGCAGCGCGCATTGCTTTGCCAGTGACGACGTCGATAACCGACTCCTGGAAGCCGCGGGCAAGTGCCGGCACGTCCAGCGGCTGATTTTTCATCCGGGATTGGTTAATGGCCGAAAGCACCGCGGACTTAAGACCGCTGAAGCTGAAGTCGTATGAATCCGGCTCCAGCCAGGAACGCGGCAACTCCACCGCCGATTCTGCCTCCGCAGCCGTCCGGTCCACATGGGGACCGCCAGGATAAGGGAAATGGAGCGCCCTCGCAACTTTGTCATAGGCTTCGCCAACCGCGTCATCCCTTGTGCGCCCGATGATGCGGAATACGCCCTCTTCCTCAAGCAGCACCAGCTCTGTGTGACCGCCGGACACGACTAGCGCAAGACAAGGGTACTCGATCTCATTCACTAGCGCATTGGCGTAAATATGTCCCGCTATATGATGCGTCCCGATCAGCGGAATATTTAGCGCCATTGCCAGACTCATGCCTGATACAATGCCGACCAGCAGCGCACCAACAAGCCCTGGCCCTTGCGTAACCGCCACAGCGGACAGATCGCGCGGCTGCACGCCGGCTTCCTGGAGCGCCTGTTCGATGATGAGCGTAATGACTTCCACATGCTTGCGGGAGGCTATCTCCGGCACGACACCGCCGAACAGGCGATGCGTCTCAATCTGACTGGATACAATATTGCTCAAAATTTCCTTGCCGCCACGGATAACCGCAGCGGACGTCTCATCGCAGCTCGTCTCGATTGCGAGAATCAAAGCCGCGCTTTCATCTACCTTCATTGCGCCCTTCCCTTCGCTCCGCTGCGATCCAGCTCTGCCCACATGATCAGTGCATCTTCGTTGTTGTCCGAATAGTACCCAGGACGGATGCCGGACGGCTCAAATCCGAATTTGCGGTATAGCGACTGCGCTACCTCATTGGTCACGCGCACCTCAAGCGTCATCCGTGATGCACCCAGGAATTGGGCGAGCTTTTGCAGCTCCGAGAGCAGCCGCGTACCGAGCTTGCGGCCCCGGAATGCGCTGTTAACAGCGATATTGGTCACATGTGCCTCATCCATAATGAGCCACATTCCGCCATAACCGATAATTTCACCGTGAAGCTCCATCACCATGTACCGCGCAAAATGATTATGAGTCAGCTCGTTGACAAAAGCGTCCGAAGTCCAGGGAGAGGTGAAAGCTTCATGCTCAATGGCGATGATAGAGGGGATGTCATCCAGCCTCATGGATCGGAATACGAGACCACCGTCTCCACGATCGTCCGCCTGCTCCTGCAAACGGTCAAAGTCCGCCATCGTTCTTCGCCTCCCCGGGTTTTTCCAGTAGTTTAACTTCCGCTTCAGCCAACTGCGTGTAGTTAGGAACAAATCCGTGCGGATCATCTGTTTCACCTCCGGCAAGGCGCCGTCTCCCTAGCCAAGCGACGGAACGCCCGTCTATCGTATGGGGCACCCTGAGGACAGCCGTCCCTTGCAGCCCATCCTGTGCCAATGACTCCAACAGTTGGATTCCTTGCTCATGCTTGTCCAGATCTCCTGTGAAAAGAATGAACGCTGGCCGCTGGGCCGTATCCATCGCATTCAGCCTGTCCGCCAACTGGGCGGCCCATGACTCCATTAGACGCAGCCCATCGGTGTCCAGTCGGCTCCATGAGGCGTCCAGCGGCAGCCATTCGCCGCTTGCGGCGGAGGCTTCGGCTGCTGGAGCAGCTACCGATGCGGCAGGTGAGGCTCCGGTAGCATGCCCAGCGGAAGCATCGCCTGCTGGAGCAGCCGCCAATACGGCATACTTGGCTTGCTCAGCTGAAACGGATGCGGTATGGCTATCAGCGGCAGCCCCACCCTCAACGGCGTAACCGTGAGCTGTGGGCAATTCTACGGCCCCCGCGACAAACAGAGCCGTATACACCTGGCCGCGGCGGGCGTCAAGCAGCGGTACGATCCAGCCGGAACCTGTGGGTACAATGCGCTCTTCCCCCATATGCTTATCTCCGGCTCCGGCTTGCTCAACAACCGGAGCTCCAGCGCCATCGGCGTTTGCCGAGCTGGCGGCCCACCATGCGCCGACGGCCAGGCTTTCCAGCGAGGAGACGCCAAGCAGCGGCACGACCCATGTCCAGGCGAGAGTTTTGGCGATGGATGCGGCAATTCGCACCCCGGTATACGAACCGGGGCCTCGTCCTGCGGCGATACCCGCCAATTGCGAGCCGTCAATGCCGGCAGCCTTCAGCAATCGCTGCACCGCCGGCACAGCATGCGCGGAATGGTTGCGCTCTGCCAGCGACTGAATGCTGCCGAGCAGTTCATTCCCACGCACAAGCGCAGCCGCCAGCATCGGCGTAGACGAGTCGATGGCCAGAACCAATGCCTCTGAATCGGGCCGGATGGCTCCATTTTGCAGCATTACAAGCTCATCGCTGCCCGATTGGGCTGACACAGCTCCCTTTTGCACAGGCTGTCCAGCTAAGCTTAAATCAGCAGAAGAGGCATCACTTAACACGGAAGCAGGTACTTCCTTCTCGATGTTAGCGCTCATGCTTCACCGCCTCCTTCCACCAGCAAGGAAAGCTCCCCGCACCAAGCCGCATAACGTGGCCCCTTGCCGCGAATCGCAATGAGGCGCCCCTCATCGCCCAGATGCGTCAAATGAATCTCCAGTCGCTCCTCCGGCAGCAGCTCGGGAATGAGGCTTGCCCATTCCACCAGCGACACTCCAGGACCATAGAAATAATCGTCCAGTCCGAGTTCATCTGCTTCTGGCAGAGATAATCTGTATACATCCATATGATAAAGCGGCAGCCTGCCGCTTTCATATTCTTTTATAATCGTAAAGGTAGGGCTGTTAACCACTCCCTGCACACCAAGCCCGGCGGCAAACGCCTGCGAGAATCGGGTCTTGCCCGCTCCCAGATCGCCGTCCAGCGCAATCACAGTACCCGGCTCCGCACGCGAGGCCAGCAGACCGGCAAGTCTTACCGTATCCGCTTCACTGCGAGCGCTCCACTGCGTCTCGGCTGTTCCATCCATCATCTATTTCACCCTGCCCTCTGACATGCTGCATCCGATCACGGAATCTTGTTCCCATTATATCGGCCGACCCTCCCTGCCGCAACCAAAGCTGGACCGACTGGTATTCGGGGAGCACAAAAAAAGCTCCGCCCCAGGGACTTCCCCGGACCGGAGCTATATAAGCTTCTCAGCATATATTCTTCGTTAATGGATGTCCCGCTTTTTGAAGCGGCCGCCCTTCACGTCATGGATGTTGCCAACGGCCAGAAACGCCGCCGAGTCCATGTCGGATACGATTGATTTGAGCTTGGCTTCCTCAAGTCTAGTGATGACAACAAAAATGACCTTTTTGTCGCCGCCTGTAAAGCCGCCCTCTCCATTAAGATAGGTAACGCCGCGACCGAGACGGCTCATAATCGCCTCACCGATATCCCGATACTCGTCACTAATGATCCAAGCTGCCTTGGACTCATCAAAGCCCTCAATAACGATGTCGATCACCTTGTAGGCTATGTAATACGCGATCAGCGAGTACATGGCCCGATCCCACGAGAACAGAAATCCAGCGCCGGATAAAATGAACAGATTGACGAACATGACGATCTCACCAACGGAAAACGGCATTTTCTTGGAAAATAAAATCGCAACAATCTCCGTCCCGTCCAGCGACCCGCCGAACCGAATAACCAAGCCTACGCCGGCGCCAAGCACGATCCCGCCGAAGATCGAAGCAAGGAATTCATCGATTGTAACCGGATCAACATTATGCAGCAAAAACGTCGTCAGCGACATGACCGCGATTCCGTATAATGTGGAGAACGCGAATGTTTTGCCGATCTGCTTGTAGCCTAGAAACAGAAACGGCAGGTTGAGCACAAAGAGAAAAAGGCCGAGTGGAACGTCTGGAATGTAAGAAAGCATATCTGTAATGTAAGAAAGCATAATTGATATGCCGGTAATACCGCCATCAATGATGTTGTTCGGAACGAGAAAAATTTCCAATCCAACCGCCATCAGTACCGCGCCGATTGTCAGAAAGATTCCTCTCTTGATCACTTCGTACAAAGGCAGCTTCAAATGCTGTCCCTTCACCGTAGCCATAACCCCCACTCCCCCTCTAGTTGTCTATAATTCAATTATAAAGTATCTTACCGTGAAATTAAAGGATTTTAGCTCATTTTAGGCAAAAAAACTCCTATTCTGCTACTTTATCTGTATTTATTGCTCGTTATATTCATTTCTCTCTTGTTATCTCGGTTTTTGAATTAATTTTGATTGATGACTTGTCTTTACCTTCTTTATATTTATTTTGGGGATTGCGCCATAGACCGGATTTCGCATAAAGTGATCGTATTCGATTGCTTTTTACTAAGGCAGCATTCATAGGAGGAATAGATATGTCCCGTAATAGAAAAAAAGCTTCCGGAAAGCCAAAAGCTTCACAGCAACAGTATGAACTGGATTCAACAAGACTGACCTGGATGCGCAAACCTCAGACTCAGATCAAGCCTAATCACAAACAAGAAGAGCGCCGCTCCTGGTGCCGTAAGGCAAAGGACGACGGCGCTTTTTTGTTGCTTGCATAAGCTGTAACGACGAGTCCTTAGTTCTCCCGCTCCGGCTTGCCCTCGTGTAACTGGTCGACGGATACGGTCTGCGTGTTTTGAGGCGTTGTACCGACTTGTACAGTAGCCATGCCGTTTGCCTCGTCTACATTTTCGATCCAAACCGAATGCCCACCCAGATGTACCGCTACCATTTCCGAAGAATCATAAATTTCCATCGCGCGTTTCACGTCCATTCAAACAACCTCCATTCCAAGTTCTCTATTCAGTCACCAACCAATTTCTCTATTGAGCCAACAGCTTCAGTCCGCCATCAATTGACCTTTGATTCGTCCCAGTTCCTTCGAGGGATCCTTCTCCGGTACGGCTGGCAAGCCAATGTCTTCCTCTAGCATCATCGTGTCGGTCGTCGACTCACCAATATGACCATTGTGAATAGTCACCTGGCCGCCGCCAAGCCCCTCACCGACCATCCGGTCGATATCCATTTCATAATCCACACGTCCGCCATGATCATTCGTATGTCCAACACCGGCGTCGGTGCCCCTTTGCGCGTCCCCTTGCTGCAGCGAGCCATCCAGCTCGGTGCTCATTTCTACATCCAAGGATTCCAGGCTCTGTTCATCCCGACTGTTAGCGAGCATATGCCGATTGTCCAGCTCCTGCTCCAGCTTGCGGCGAATCTCTTCTTCTTTCATTATAGTTCAGCCTCCCTTCGCTTCAGCTCCGCGCCATGCATCAGCGGCTGCCTCCAGCCCTAAAACCAATATGCCCGGCGCCCGGCGCATTCATGCATGGGATCGGCTGCGCAAAGGAACACTTAGAGTAATATTAGCCGGCGAACCGGCGCTAAGGAGGCATGACCCTACCGTGCATACCGTATGGAAAGGCGCGATTAGCTTCGGACTCGTCCACGTCCCCGTCAAAATGTTTTCCGCTACAGAAGACAAAGATATTTCCTTGCGCATGCTGCATTCCGTATGTGGCAGTCCGATTGCCTACGTTAGAGAGTGTCCCGTTTGCGACAAGAAGGTGGAGTGGAACGAAATTATCAAGGGTTATGAATATGAAAAAGGCCGCTTTGTTACCTTT
This window contains:
- a CDS encoding small acid-soluble spore protein H (minor) codes for the protein MDVKRAMEIYDSSEMVAVHLGGHSVWIENVDEANGMATVQVGTTPQNTQTVSVDQLHEGKPEREN
- a CDS encoding Uncharacterized membrane-anchored protein YitT, contains DUF161 and DUF2179 domains, with protein sequence MATVKGQHLKLPLYEVIKRGIFLTIGAVLMAVGLEIFLVPNNIIDGGITGISIMLSYITDMLSYIPDVPLGLFLFVLNLPFLFLGYKQIGKTFAFSTLYGIAVMSLTTFLLHNVDPVTIDEFLASIFGGIVLGAGVGLVIRFGGSLDGTEIVAILFSKKMPFSVGEIVMFVNLFILSGAGFLFSWDRAMYSLIAYYIAYKVIDIVIEGFDESKAAWIISDEYRDIGEAIMSRLGRGVTYLNGEGGFTGGDKKVIFVVITRLEEAKLKSIVSDMDSAAFLAVGNIHDVKGGRFKKRDIH